The Deinococcus ruber genomic sequence AGGCCGCTACTGAGCATTGATCGCCGGGTCACACCTGTTCCGACCTACACGCCGAACAATTGCTTGAACCCGAGAGTTCGAATGAGCAAGCCTGGCATCGGCCGGAATCTGTCTCACACGATGGTGACGGAGGTGCTGGTATGTCAGAGAAGACGTTTGTCGGCATTGATGTGTCAAAAGCCCGTCTGGATGTGGCGATCCTGCCGAGCGGAGAGATCTTTGCCGTTGATCAGACTCCCCGTGGGCTGAGCGATTTGCTGGTTCGGCTATCCGAGGTACAGCCGGCGTTGGTGGTGATGGAAGCGACCGGTGGCCTGGAACAGGCCGCGATGCTCGCGTTACATGCTGCCGGTGTCCCTGTGAGTGTCTTGAATCCTCGGCAGGTGCGGCATTTCGCGCGTGCCCTGGGGCAGCACGCGAAAACAGATCGGATCGATGCGGTGCTGTTAGCGACGTTCGCGCGGACGCTGCAACCGCAGGCACAGGTGCCTGGGGATGCAGCTCAGCGCTCGCTGGAAGCGTTGCTCGCCCGTCGCCGCCAGGTGGTCGATCTGCTGACGATGGAGCGTAACCGCCTACACAGCAGCCACGACGCATATGTTCAACAAGATCTGAACGACGTGATTGCCTACTTGGAAGGGCGCCGCGACACGCTGGATCAGGCACTGCAAGACGCCATTCAGGCGGATCAGGCGTTGCGAGCCACCTATGACATTTTAACGTCAGCTCCAGGGGTGGGGCCGGTGCTGGCATTCACGCTGCTAGCCCAACTCCCTGAGTTGGGCACCCTTTCCAGACAATGCATCGCCAGCTTGGCAGGCGTGGCACCGCTCAACTGGGACAGTGGGACTGCTCGCGGTCATCGCTGCATTTGGGGCGGTCGAGCGGAGGTTCGCCAAGTGCTGTATATGGCCGCTGTCTCGGCGGTGCGCTGGAACCCAACCCTCAAGACGGTGTTTGATCGGTTGCTTGAGAAGAACAAACCGAAGAAGGTCGCGCTCGTCGCTTGTATGCGTAAACTGCTGATTTACCTGAATGCCATGGTGCGTGACCAGCGCTGCTGGCAGGTACCTGTCAGCGCTTGACCACAACGCGCCGTTGGTTGCACTTGGACTGCACACCCAGGGTGGCCATCAGCTCGGCCATTCCTTTTCGTTGACAGTCAAGACAACTCCTCAGAACATAGATAGAGAACATTCTGCCAAGCGGTTACGATAGAGGGTAGAATGATCCAGAATTCAGAGCAATCAAGTGGGGGATCGCCACGTTGATGTAAAACGAGGTATAGAGATGTATTTACTCAATTTGACGAAAATTTTGGGGTAAGGTATCGCCCTCCCATC encodes the following:
- a CDS encoding IS110 family transposase yields the protein MSEKTFVGIDVSKARLDVAILPSGEIFAVDQTPRGLSDLLVRLSEVQPALVVMEATGGLEQAAMLALHAAGVPVSVLNPRQVRHFARALGQHAKTDRIDAVLLATFARTLQPQAQVPGDAAQRSLEALLARRRQVVDLLTMERNRLHSSHDAYVQQDLNDVIAYLEGRRDTLDQALQDAIQADQALRATYDILTSAPGVGPVLAFTLLAQLPELGTLSRQCIASLAGVAPLNWDSGTARGHRCIWGGRAEVRQVLYMAAVSAVRWNPTLKTVFDRLLEKNKPKKVALVACMRKLLIYLNAMVRDQRCWQVPVSA